One Deinococcus roseus DNA window includes the following coding sequences:
- a CDS encoding translocation/assembly module TamB domain-containing protein, translating to MWRKILAWGTLALVLLLAALMVVLVSPVGLRWVLNYVRNTGTNIQARNIQGWLWDFTLQDVAFKQPGIQATAGSARVRLGLSEIFSKTIHIQAALNHAHIDIDPSKFTAGGEGVWQTRLDALQVSDTTVNLNGTPFNFPDAELSVKNLADRQLESLVKTKYGKLTAQASFDPALSTFKMDFNGDASILQYYYPGIKSGVIQGTYAFTPDKLEGDVRISGGRVQVPEFQAVDVTQIQGLLHHQGDVITADLSGLGLGGSIQAHATVDLNAEQYTVLANGTPQLKNLKLGDLDGKGKLHIEVAGWEKVKVSADYTGTVQVPQASIPDARLHYELDETLFSRVTATGTLNAFDQSGQLKATLKNNGKIWLGDATLAGKDIQARAHLEDQLVYLTGRAFKVDVAGNYRLDKQTLQATAHSNLHDFQENLQGDLNVRASGTLDQLNIRVLNSQLNTAFTGPLSLNGQGSYKQGVLDLSTPHLDLTYQPSGATWNLKSIPLQGIGTINGRGNLVGENLLGTVGLSGLPSEAEDLRGELSLNTRTLNFQLNTPRVQARGTPENFQLDVQNYTFLGGVKQTVSGNLVVRDFSPVGKVRVSSIYQDVTANLSGLKATLSGTLLGPLKGLPVSGTADLEKAQLNLGGILTDLQYQPLKATLRQENQTLNVSLTDGKINARGSLPLATVQKMFNLPVSGTLSVDLVDSRGSAVFKGAYQDNQIQALLKVTPEQVTGQVDVKGKQFTAAAQGNLYPQPNLKGTISVLNATSNLRVFGTWDALKYQANGNTPEFVQGDLLVKSKPFQLQGTLMPAVTASGMVGGLKVNLLDLNTLKVSVSGQETLLYQNAPYTVQLSGTWNPDWAGQLSARLQGPRIQASARGAWKNLTVDAAFRQQDVTLRASAKLNLPAMKYAGSLSAQYRDLKARGTVQGTLDKFRINATVISPEKGSAQVQATGLDDIRIQASNFVYQDIAASGNLKYASGKITGLLQASYQGNTVSVNALGDTFTAKLNSSYGTGTAEGKLDFSDYQIHLGSDYFTSELRGNLKGLSGTLTTVSQSYSVLEDQAQIPAQTFTVKGDFAKGDFQQSHFTLSQGNEEVLYVGGQVSGGLTLSYALRDAGAGQVHISPTLQKVNADFTGLITGQAKVYPDIEGTLDVPLSLVTRLIPGPYRSKLTPGRVQLAVSGPYNRLNFKAQTSGVQWQNQSLTLQGNGFWTPDTYQVAVHAVHPLVDLQAEITPQKQTFEGTVDAALVPDLPEGLAGKATLKGNLSNFEVQTLAANGTLNARYQEYATSGTFEILPGLKVQTDLKGDALQKAYQVRGQVYPDVNASVRFDQAQGTVQGTYDSLLLALKGQVFDQDLDVKVQTQQQTQAILSGTVDGSTVSANLDLTTGEGKASIQNLNLQKVAKIDGLVSLQAELNTYQDAVLHASGMVQDIAINGDFQWKEGILTASTAQASLTQGTVQASGQIYPDLSIKGTGKLLDPIALPLTFEASGELQNPLLQVHATLPEAYEGVQLKTTTADIEIRNLKDIQVELHGAIAGKVQATYQDALTLQNADLQFNTISIQREEVTGLLTGQLAWNGSFTGGVQFAGKVANEPLQLKGTGKGNLALEGSWKDAAFTGSIEPDIFKGLSAQLSIPQWDVSSLVGLKDPVLVGATATVQGPWNALKIQANGQVKESLTSQTVQFSVAQKGKAWEAQLAGAIKGTALYAATGWTAQLTTENLNVGAFVPQLKQGILSGAFDVSGKDTSLSAIKASNLNIVAADLQDNPIRLQGSAVYSAEKIDLNLTGNYASSPIRLGGTYPDGIQAEIQNFKIADGVLNLSGTVSGDFSNPDIQATGSFEHALGSATLQASGKLQDLVVSTQATLKGDIQGKVSGDIQVKNLDVNQLVLKLTADVTGAGVLAKGTIEGTYPHLSGQMKLQRGDAYVTLTGNGDGTYQLSDSNVATGTIKVQPTPLQFSGDLLINAVPLLEGASGRTQVQVKFEGDLQKITAEYAGTLSQIAYMNGKLQQATLKGTFSGPYTAPEIQLTTQFSGASYQQISMGSADLTLHSVGDFSKPDVEASGTLQNVKYQGESLQQARFSGTSSGAWEQPTIHLNADLAGVKYQDNTLDAGKFLVDYQGQWNKPTIHLNADLAGVKYQDNTLDAGKLLVDYQGQWNKPTVHLTGDLTGIKYQDFQLQTSSLAADYAGTWPEADVALVADGTGFRYQDSAAESSVFHLQVNQKGATSLLDGSLTALLRGVQFKGDQLQSAEISGTLKGNLSDPQIHLQGKVQDLQYKDIALRNGSVVADSKGPLEKPSVTFTGDVSEARYQQDTLQAASFSGTFQGDWNSPTAHLTGKLSGVNYQDYQLQNAVLTADHQGNWQAPSIQLVAEGGGFVYQEARVQNFKLNGSTQGDLKSPDLRLNATLNGIQYQEGQLQQAQIAAHLQGELSNPTVAATGNYAGLKYQDATTPDGAFTLNGTLQNPAVTLLQGGKTTLVYQNQQVQFSGFNAKGFDHSVTLEGTASLKQGNLKADARGPFSGHVEAHYQQIQPLDLKNLSLEHLIQSYNLQVQHQVAYQGYQANGRFSVNNQEWSGTGNLGGLPSWLTAEPLSYRLAGKDLPTVYSTLKAYGLQANVKLDTQQAILEFLDTPDIQANGSLAYRFADSTFSGSTEFQKDTIKMLLQGTGKTLQANLQQSRTTVQATATISPLDVQATINDGVHQGTASYTEAGWNVNIPTFEVGSLDGSEYQGQFSLTGKGKGSTGTLDLKTTNLKLPFTIPVLDEKVQGDLTAHVVLGDQISAVADYTGPLGTLNLTGNNQNGWNGQLKAKLHTTRNPGTLDANLTLQNGQVQGKILVDQFGYTYKDIKGIITGQVDVEDSQFTGTLQTRLDEGSLLLEGQGSLADVVPALENLGIAPSDEGYLVTVSASAFPLEKLGVLPYAKGHIYGTASLTGDTSTVNLRVPDLSLPGGTPPELEIANLDPTATPATEAPRTVLSARLDGTFSGGDARLRGSIGDTTFVASSTSGVLVGTFDFRNTPLHALIGAYTDALPGQALLTGTGRIDGKLSELDKLRLSVVAENIKVTSAGQTLMGQGQFSLEQGALTIPGIQLTGAGSLLIQGVYAPDQVNLSANFKDTTFTPLLALVPALKDYKPSLKGNLSLKAMGDYGQPTIQVQGNGLQGELAGLGIQMNQLNALLKQNQLTFQSDTTTSGVVDSTLKLEGKANLQNGSLQNAQIDASGSLSVDNFGTLEGTTVRLNQQGEAWKLLLTGTRGGKIQATGDLYPDLNVRIQLDQVAPDLQNYYIKDASATGVLNLTRSGEFYRLAGNVDLEKLQFTLSKPDTDKTEKDDTFEFESPLSSEYTTFPQQRQDQDRAALSNWIFDDILIDAKNNIRIDENLARAEFGGQLVLSGNAYTPRLQGDILPKRGSVFLRENEFVLNTGATSIRFNAADGAYPKIYLEGLGIVRDEGQNVRVIMTITGNFKADPKNPRKRTLVPVIDLREEREVLGQCADPVRNPGSTLPKCLDEASLYALVVFGTKDLRNIPTELTQSALRTTLQVFVVGEIERSIAQALGIDVFRIRNYTIGADQSFNAEFTVGTYLSREWYIQYQVDLLGNGNVEVQYNALDGKLSLSFSSPLNKLDFNSVQPEFSLAYNFDAQNSIELGIRTEQNTQGERGFSVKLGYKLKF from the coding sequence ATGTGGCGCAAAATCCTGGCATGGGGAACACTGGCACTGGTGCTGCTTCTGGCAGCACTGATGGTTGTGCTGGTCAGTCCTGTTGGACTGCGATGGGTGCTGAATTATGTGCGCAACACTGGAACGAACATACAGGCCAGAAACATCCAGGGCTGGCTGTGGGATTTCACCTTGCAGGATGTGGCTTTCAAGCAGCCAGGCATTCAGGCCACTGCAGGAAGTGCACGGGTGCGCCTGGGCCTTTCCGAAATTTTCTCCAAGACCATTCACATTCAGGCCGCATTGAACCATGCCCACATTGACATCGATCCCAGCAAATTCACTGCTGGAGGAGAAGGTGTGTGGCAAACCCGTCTGGACGCTTTGCAGGTCAGTGACACCACGGTCAACCTGAACGGTACCCCTTTCAATTTTCCAGATGCCGAACTTTCCGTGAAAAACCTCGCCGATCGGCAACTGGAAAGCCTGGTGAAAACAAAGTATGGCAAGCTGACAGCCCAGGCCTCTTTTGATCCTGCCCTGTCCACCTTCAAGATGGATTTCAACGGGGATGCCAGCATCCTGCAGTATTACTATCCTGGCATCAAATCCGGGGTCATTCAGGGCACCTATGCTTTCACTCCAGACAAACTTGAGGGGGATGTGCGGATTTCTGGAGGTCGGGTGCAAGTCCCAGAATTCCAGGCGGTGGATGTCACCCAGATTCAGGGCCTCCTGCACCACCAGGGCGATGTGATCACAGCAGATCTGTCTGGTCTGGGTCTGGGAGGATCCATTCAGGCCCATGCCACCGTGGACCTGAATGCCGAACAATATACCGTGCTGGCCAATGGCACCCCCCAGTTGAAAAACCTGAAGCTGGGAGACCTGGACGGCAAAGGCAAATTGCACATTGAAGTGGCTGGCTGGGAAAAGGTGAAGGTCTCTGCAGACTACACAGGAACCGTGCAGGTTCCTCAAGCCAGCATTCCCGATGCCCGCCTTCACTACGAGCTGGATGAAACCCTGTTCAGCCGGGTGACTGCTACAGGAACCCTGAATGCCTTTGATCAATCGGGGCAACTGAAAGCCACCCTGAAAAACAACGGAAAAATCTGGCTGGGAGATGCCACCCTGGCAGGCAAAGACATTCAGGCCAGGGCACACCTGGAAGACCAGCTGGTTTATCTGACTGGACGGGCCTTCAAGGTGGATGTGGCCGGAAATTACCGCCTGGACAAACAGACCCTGCAGGCCACTGCACACAGCAACTTGCATGACTTCCAGGAGAACCTGCAGGGGGATTTGAATGTGCGGGCCAGTGGCACCCTGGACCAGTTGAACATCCGGGTGCTCAATTCCCAGTTGAACACGGCTTTCACAGGGCCCCTGTCTCTGAATGGTCAGGGCAGCTACAAGCAAGGTGTGCTGGACCTCAGCACGCCCCACCTGGACCTCACCTACCAGCCTTCCGGGGCCACCTGGAACCTGAAAAGCATTCCCCTGCAGGGCATAGGGACCATCAACGGAAGAGGGAACCTGGTGGGGGAAAACCTGCTGGGAACCGTGGGGCTCAGCGGTCTGCCTTCTGAAGCAGAAGATCTGCGGGGCGAATTGAGCCTGAACACCCGCACCCTCAACTTCCAGCTGAACACTCCCAGAGTACAGGCCAGAGGAACCCCGGAAAATTTTCAGCTGGACGTGCAGAATTACACCTTTCTGGGAGGAGTCAAACAGACCGTCAGTGGCAACCTGGTGGTACGGGATTTCTCACCCGTGGGCAAAGTCAGGGTCAGCAGCATTTATCAGGATGTCACTGCAAACCTCAGTGGCCTGAAAGCCACCCTGAGTGGCACATTGCTGGGTCCCCTGAAAGGCCTTCCGGTGTCTGGAACGGCAGACCTGGAAAAAGCCCAGTTGAACCTGGGAGGCATTCTGACTGACCTGCAGTACCAGCCGCTCAAAGCCACCCTGCGCCAGGAAAATCAAACCCTGAACGTCAGCCTGACCGATGGGAAAATCAATGCCAGAGGCAGCTTGCCCCTGGCCACCGTGCAAAAGATGTTCAATTTGCCGGTTTCTGGGACCCTCAGTGTGGATCTGGTGGATTCCAGAGGCAGTGCTGTCTTCAAAGGGGCTTATCAGGACAACCAGATTCAGGCCCTGCTAAAAGTGACCCCAGAGCAGGTCACCGGACAGGTGGATGTGAAAGGCAAACAATTCACTGCTGCAGCACAGGGCAATTTGTACCCTCAGCCCAATCTGAAAGGCACCATCAGCGTGCTCAATGCCACCAGCAACCTGAGGGTGTTTGGCACTTGGGATGCCCTGAAATATCAGGCCAATGGCAACACACCTGAATTTGTGCAGGGCGATTTGCTGGTCAAATCCAAACCCTTTCAACTGCAGGGAACCCTGATGCCAGCGGTCACAGCCTCCGGCATGGTGGGAGGCCTGAAGGTCAATTTGCTGGACCTGAACACCCTGAAAGTGTCGGTTTCTGGACAGGAAACCCTGCTGTACCAGAATGCTCCTTATACAGTGCAACTCTCTGGAACCTGGAATCCCGACTGGGCAGGCCAGCTCAGTGCCCGCCTGCAAGGCCCCCGCATTCAGGCCAGTGCCAGAGGGGCCTGGAAAAACCTGACCGTTGATGCAGCTTTCCGGCAGCAGGATGTGACCCTCCGGGCCAGCGCAAAATTGAACCTCCCAGCCATGAAATACGCTGGATCGCTGTCTGCACAGTACCGGGATCTGAAGGCCAGAGGGACTGTGCAGGGCACACTGGACAAATTCAGGATCAATGCCACAGTGATCAGCCCGGAAAAAGGCAGTGCCCAGGTTCAGGCCACCGGGCTGGACGACATCCGCATTCAGGCCAGCAACTTTGTCTATCAGGACATTGCAGCCAGTGGCAACCTCAAATATGCCAGTGGCAAGATCACCGGCCTCCTGCAAGCCAGTTATCAGGGGAACACCGTCAGTGTCAACGCACTGGGAGACACCTTCACCGCGAAATTGAACAGCAGTTATGGCACTGGAACCGCTGAGGGCAAACTGGACTTCTCGGATTACCAGATCCACCTGGGCAGCGATTACTTCACCAGTGAACTGCGCGGCAACCTGAAAGGGCTGTCAGGCACCCTCACCACTGTTTCTCAAAGCTACAGTGTGCTGGAAGATCAGGCGCAGATTCCAGCCCAGACCTTTACTGTCAAAGGAGATTTCGCCAAAGGGGATTTCCAGCAAAGCCACTTCACCCTTTCCCAGGGCAATGAAGAGGTGCTGTACGTGGGAGGGCAGGTCTCTGGGGGGCTGACCCTGAGTTACGCTTTGAGGGATGCCGGGGCTGGACAGGTGCACATCTCCCCCACCTTGCAGAAAGTGAATGCAGACTTTACCGGTCTGATCACAGGGCAAGCAAAAGTCTACCCTGACATTGAGGGAACGCTTGATGTTCCCCTTTCACTGGTCACCCGACTGATTCCTGGACCCTACCGCAGCAAACTCACCCCTGGACGGGTGCAGCTTGCGGTTTCTGGTCCTTACAACCGCCTGAACTTCAAAGCCCAGACTTCTGGTGTTCAGTGGCAAAACCAGTCCCTGACCTTGCAGGGCAATGGCTTCTGGACCCCGGACACCTATCAGGTTGCTGTGCATGCAGTGCATCCCCTGGTCGATCTGCAGGCAGAAATCACCCCCCAGAAACAGACTTTTGAAGGCACAGTGGATGCTGCTCTGGTGCCTGATCTGCCCGAAGGCCTTGCTGGCAAAGCCACCCTCAAAGGAAACCTGAGCAATTTTGAGGTGCAAACCCTGGCTGCAAACGGGACTTTAAATGCCAGGTACCAGGAATACGCCACCAGCGGCACTTTTGAAATCCTGCCCGGTCTGAAGGTGCAAACGGACCTGAAAGGCGATGCGTTGCAAAAAGCCTATCAGGTGCGGGGTCAGGTTTACCCGGATGTGAATGCCAGTGTGCGTTTTGATCAGGCGCAGGGCACTGTTCAGGGCACCTATGACAGCCTGCTGCTGGCCCTCAAAGGACAGGTGTTCGATCAGGACCTTGATGTGAAGGTGCAAACCCAGCAGCAAACCCAGGCCATCCTGTCTGGAACTGTGGATGGCAGCACCGTTTCGGCAAATCTGGATTTGACCACAGGCGAAGGGAAAGCCAGCATCCAGAATTTAAACCTGCAAAAAGTGGCCAAAATTGATGGTCTGGTCAGCCTGCAAGCCGAGTTGAACACTTATCAGGATGCTGTTTTGCATGCCAGTGGAATGGTGCAGGACATTGCCATCAATGGAGACTTCCAGTGGAAAGAAGGCATCCTGACCGCCAGCACTGCGCAGGCTTCCCTGACCCAGGGCACCGTGCAGGCCAGTGGGCAGATTTACCCAGACCTGAGCATCAAAGGCACCGGGAAATTGCTGGATCCCATTGCGCTGCCCCTGACTTTTGAAGCCAGTGGTGAACTGCAAAATCCCCTGCTGCAAGTGCATGCCACCCTGCCCGAAGCCTATGAAGGCGTGCAACTGAAAACCACCACAGCCGACATCGAAATCCGCAACCTGAAAGACATTCAGGTGGAGCTGCACGGTGCAATTGCAGGCAAGGTGCAGGCCACCTATCAGGATGCGTTGACCCTGCAGAATGCAGACCTGCAATTCAATACCATCAGCATCCAGCGTGAAGAGGTGACGGGACTGCTCACAGGCCAACTGGCCTGGAATGGAAGTTTCACGGGAGGGGTACAGTTCGCTGGAAAAGTCGCCAATGAACCCCTCCAGCTCAAAGGCACTGGAAAGGGCAATCTGGCCCTGGAGGGCAGCTGGAAAGATGCAGCTTTTACAGGCAGCATCGAACCTGACATTTTCAAAGGCCTGAGTGCCCAGCTGTCCATCCCCCAGTGGGATGTGTCTTCGCTGGTGGGCCTGAAAGATCCTGTGCTGGTTGGGGCCACTGCCACAGTGCAGGGTCCCTGGAATGCCCTGAAAATTCAGGCAAATGGTCAGGTCAAAGAAAGCCTCACCAGCCAGACCGTTCAGTTTTCTGTGGCCCAGAAAGGCAAAGCCTGGGAAGCGCAACTGGCCGGAGCCATCAAGGGAACAGCCCTTTACGCTGCAACGGGCTGGACAGCCCAGCTCACCACCGAGAACCTCAATGTGGGGGCTTTTGTGCCCCAGCTCAAACAGGGCATCCTCTCTGGTGCTTTTGATGTCTCTGGAAAAGACACCTCCCTCTCTGCCATAAAGGCCAGCAACCTGAACATCGTGGCAGCAGACCTGCAGGACAATCCCATCCGTCTGCAAGGCTCTGCTGTTTACAGTGCGGAAAAAATTGACCTGAACCTCACCGGAAATTACGCCTCCTCCCCCATCCGGCTGGGAGGCACTTACCCGGACGGCATTCAGGCAGAAATTCAGAACTTCAAGATTGCAGATGGGGTCCTGAACCTCTCGGGAACGGTGTCTGGAGACTTCAGCAATCCAGACATTCAGGCCACAGGTTCTTTCGAGCATGCCCTGGGTTCTGCCACCCTGCAGGCCAGCGGCAAACTGCAAGACCTGGTGGTCAGCACCCAGGCCACCCTGAAAGGCGACATTCAGGGCAAGGTGTCTGGAGACATCCAGGTGAAAAACCTGGACGTGAACCAGCTGGTCCTGAAGCTCACTGCAGATGTGACCGGGGCAGGTGTGCTGGCAAAAGGCACCATTGAGGGCACCTACCCCCACCTCTCCGGGCAAATGAAACTGCAAAGAGGGGATGCTTATGTGACCCTGACCGGAAATGGAGATGGCACGTACCAGCTGTCTGACAGCAATGTGGCCACTGGAACAATCAAAGTGCAGCCCACTCCACTGCAGTTCAGTGGTGATTTGCTGATCAATGCCGTTCCCCTGCTGGAAGGCGCATCAGGGCGCACCCAGGTGCAGGTGAAGTTTGAAGGTGATCTTCAAAAAATCACCGCGGAATACGCAGGCACGCTGTCCCAGATTGCTTATATGAATGGAAAACTGCAGCAGGCCACCCTCAAAGGCACCTTCAGTGGTCCTTACACCGCACCAGAAATTCAGCTGACCACCCAGTTTTCTGGAGCCAGTTACCAGCAAATTTCCATGGGGTCGGCAGACCTGACCCTGCACTCTGTGGGAGATTTCAGCAAACCGGATGTGGAGGCTTCTGGAACCCTGCAAAACGTGAAATACCAGGGTGAAAGCCTGCAGCAGGCCAGATTCTCCGGGACCTCCAGCGGGGCCTGGGAGCAGCCCACCATCCATCTGAATGCAGATCTTGCAGGCGTGAAATACCAGGACAACACCCTGGATGCAGGAAAATTCCTGGTGGATTACCAGGGCCAGTGGAACAAACCCACCATCCACCTGAATGCAGATCTTGCAGGTGTGAAATACCAGGACAACACCCTGGATGCAGGAAAACTTCTGGTGGATTACCAGGGCCAGTGGAACAAACCCACCGTTCACCTGACAGGCGATCTGACCGGAATCAAATATCAGGATTTCCAGTTGCAGACCTCCAGCCTCGCTGCAGATTACGCTGGCACCTGGCCTGAAGCCGATGTGGCCCTGGTTGCTGATGGCACCGGGTTCCGCTATCAGGACAGTGCTGCAGAAAGCTCGGTGTTTCACCTGCAGGTCAACCAGAAAGGGGCCACGTCCCTGCTGGATGGAAGCCTGACTGCCCTCCTCCGTGGTGTGCAATTCAAGGGAGACCAGCTGCAATCTGCAGAAATTTCAGGAACCCTCAAAGGCAACCTGTCTGATCCCCAGATCCATCTGCAGGGCAAAGTGCAGGATTTGCAATACAAAGACATTGCCCTCAGGAATGGCTCGGTTGTGGCAGATTCCAAAGGACCCCTGGAAAAGCCCAGCGTGACCTTCACAGGAGATGTTTCAGAGGCCAGGTACCAGCAGGACACCCTGCAGGCAGCAAGCTTCTCTGGCACCTTTCAGGGCGACTGGAACAGTCCTACAGCGCACCTGACTGGAAAACTCAGCGGGGTGAACTACCAGGATTACCAGCTGCAAAATGCTGTCCTGACCGCCGACCATCAGGGAAACTGGCAGGCTCCCAGCATTCAACTGGTTGCAGAGGGCGGTGGGTTTGTTTATCAGGAGGCCAGGGTGCAAAACTTCAAACTGAATGGCAGCACCCAGGGAGACCTGAAATCCCCAGATCTGCGCCTGAACGCCACTTTGAATGGCATTCAGTACCAGGAAGGCCAGTTGCAACAGGCCCAGATTGCAGCCCACCTGCAAGGCGAGTTGAGCAATCCAACCGTGGCAGCCACCGGAAATTACGCTGGACTGAAGTATCAGGATGCCACCACTCCAGATGGTGCCTTCACCCTCAATGGCACTTTGCAAAATCCTGCAGTCACCCTGCTGCAAGGGGGCAAAACCACCCTGGTGTATCAAAACCAGCAGGTCCAGTTCTCTGGTTTCAATGCAAAAGGATTTGACCACAGCGTCACCCTGGAAGGCACCGCCAGCCTGAAACAGGGCAACCTCAAAGCAGATGCCAGGGGTCCCTTCAGTGGTCATGTGGAAGCCCATTACCAGCAAATTCAACCCCTGGATCTGAAGAACTTGTCTCTGGAACACCTGATCCAGAGCTACAACCTGCAAGTGCAACATCAGGTGGCTTACCAGGGGTATCAGGCCAATGGCCGTTTTTCAGTCAACAACCAGGAGTGGAGCGGAACAGGCAATCTGGGAGGCTTGCCGTCCTGGCTGACGGCTGAGCCATTGAGTTACCGTCTGGCTGGAAAAGACCTGCCCACGGTGTACAGCACCCTCAAAGCTTACGGTCTGCAGGCCAATGTCAAACTGGACACCCAGCAGGCCATCCTGGAATTCCTGGACACCCCGGACATTCAGGCCAATGGCAGCCTCGCGTACCGCTTTGCAGACAGCACCTTCAGTGGCAGCACCGAGTTCCAGAAAGACACCATCAAAATGCTGCTTCAGGGCACGGGCAAAACCCTGCAAGCCAACCTGCAGCAATCCAGAACCACTGTGCAGGCCACAGCCACCATTTCGCCTCTGGATGTGCAGGCCACCATCAACGATGGCGTCCATCAGGGGACAGCAAGTTACACCGAAGCAGGCTGGAACGTCAACATCCCCACTTTCGAGGTGGGCAGCCTGGATGGCAGCGAATACCAGGGACAATTCAGCCTGACTGGAAAGGGCAAGGGCAGCACTGGAACCCTGGACCTCAAAACCACCAACCTGAAACTGCCTTTCACCATCCCCGTGCTGGATGAAAAAGTTCAGGGCGACCTCACAGCACATGTGGTGCTGGGAGACCAGATCAGCGCTGTGGCAGATTACACCGGACCATTGGGCACCCTGAACCTGACAGGAAACAACCAGAACGGCTGGAACGGGCAATTGAAAGCCAAACTGCACACCACCCGCAATCCTGGCACCCTGGACGCCAACCTCACCCTGCAAAACGGCCAGGTGCAGGGGAAAATTCTGGTGGATCAGTTCGGCTATACCTACAAAGACATCAAAGGAATCATCACTGGTCAGGTGGATGTGGAAGACAGCCAGTTCACAGGCACCCTGCAAACCCGACTGGATGAAGGTTCTCTGCTGCTGGAAGGTCAGGGTAGCCTTGCAGATGTGGTTCCTGCCCTGGAAAACCTGGGCATTGCTCCTTCGGACGAAGGTTATCTGGTCACGGTCAGTGCCAGCGCATTCCCTCTGGAGAAACTGGGGGTCTTGCCTTATGCCAAAGGTCATATTTACGGCACGGCCAGCCTGACTGGAGACACCAGCACCGTCAACCTCAGGGTTCCCGACCTGAGCCTGCCTGGAGGCACTCCTCCTGAACTGGAAATCGCCAATCTGGATCCCACAGCCACACCCGCCACCGAAGCACCCAGAACGGTGCTCAGTGCCCGTCTGGATGGCACCTTCAGTGGTGGGGATGCCCGTCTGAGGGGATCCATCGGAGACACCACTTTTGTGGCCAGCAGCACTTCGGGCGTCCTGGTGGGCACTTTCGACTTCCGCAACACCCCCTTGCATGCCCTGATTGGAGCCTACACCGATGCCCTGCCAGGTCAGGCCCTGCTGACCGGAACAGGCCGCATTGATGGCAAACTCTCTGAACTGGACAAACTGCGCCTCAGCGTGGTGGCCGAAAACATCAAGGTCACCTCTGCAGGCCAGACCCTGATGGGACAGGGACAATTTTCTCTGGAACAGGGGGCACTGACCATTCCTGGCATTCAACTGACCGGAGCAGGAAGCCTGCTGATTCAGGGCGTTTATGCCCCCGATCAGGTCAATCTCTCTGCGAACTTCAAAGACACCACCTTCACCCCCCTGCTGGCCCTGGTTCCAGCCCTCAAGGACTACAAACCCAGCCTGAAAGGCAACCTCTCCCTGAAAGCCATGGGGGATTATGGTCAGCCCACCATTCAGGTGCAGGGCAATGGCCTGCAAGGGGAACTGGCAGGCCTTGGCATCCAGATGAATCAACTGAATGCCCTGCTGAAACAAAACCAGCTGACTTTCCAGAGCGACACCACCACCAGTGGTGTGGTGGACAGTACCCTCAAGCTGGAAGGCAAAGCCAACCTGCAAAACGGCAGCCTGCAAAACGCCCAGATCGATGCCAGCGGCAGCCTGAGTGTGGACAATTTTGGAACCCTGGAAGGCACCACTGTGCGCCTGAACCAGCAGGGAGAGGCCTGGAAACTGCTCTTGACCGGGACCCGTGGCGGAAAAATCCAGGCCACCGGAGACCTTTACCCTGATTTGAATGTGCGCATTCAGCTGGATCAGGTGGCCCCTGATTTGCAGAACTATTACATCAAGGATGCCAGTGCCACCGGGGTGCTCAACCTGACCAGAAGCGGAGAGTTTTACCGCCTTGCAGGCAATGTTGATCTGGAGAAACTGCAATTCACCCTCTCCAAGCCTGACACCGACAAAACCGAGAAAGACGACACATTTGAGTTTGAAAGCCCGCTCTCCAGCGAATACACCACTTTCCCACAACAGCGGCAGGACCAAGACCGTGCAGCCCTGTCCAACTGGATCTTTGATGACATCCTGATCGATGCCAAAAACAACATCCGCATCGATGAAAACCTGGCACGGGCAGAGTTTGGGGGGCAACTGGTGCTCTCAGGGAATGCCTACACCCCCAGATTGCAGGGAGACATCCTGCCCAAACGGGGCAGCGTGTTCCTGCGCGAAAACGAATTTGTGTTGAACACCGGGGCCACCAGCATCCGTTTCAATGCAGCCGACGGCGCTTACCCCAAAATCTATCTGGAGGGCCTGGGCATCGTTCGGGATGAAGGGCAAAACGTCCGGGTGATCATGACCATCACGGGGAACTTCAAAGCCGATCCCAAAAATCCCCGCAAACGCACACTGGTGCCAGTCATCGACCTGCGCGAGGAACGGGAGGTGCTGGGCCAATGTGCCGACCCGGTGCGCAATCCTGGATCCACCCTGCCCAAATGCCTGGACGAGGCCAGCCTGTATGCCCTGGTGGTGTTTGGCACCAAGGACCTGCGCAACATCCCCACCGAACTGACCCAGAGCGCCCTGAGGACCACCCTGCAGGTGTTCGTGGTGGGTGAAATTGAACGCAGCATTGCGCAGGCGCTGGGCATCGATGTGTTCCGCATTCGCAATTACACCATCGGGGCTGACCAGAGCTTCAACGCAGAATTCACGGTGGGCACCTACCTGAGCCGCGAATGGTACATCCAGTACCAGGTGGATCTGCTGGGCAATGGCAATGTGGAGGTACAATACAATGCCCTGGACGGCAAACTTTCCCTGTCCTTCAGCAGCCCCCTCAACAAGCTGGATTTCAATTCTGTGCAGCCCGAGTTCTCTCTGGCCTACAACTTTGATGCCCAGAACAGCATCGAGCTGGGCATCCGCACCGAACAGAACACCCAGGGGGAACGGGGCTTCAGCGTGAAACTGGGTTACAAACTGAAGTTCTGA